In one Podarcis muralis chromosome 7, rPodMur119.hap1.1, whole genome shotgun sequence genomic region, the following are encoded:
- the LOC114603393 gene encoding guanylate-binding protein 1-like: MAPGQVHMEAPVCLIENMPDGKLVVNREAAELLAGIRQPVVVVAIAGLYRTGKSYLMNRLAGKRKGFCLGTTVEALTKGIWMWCLPHPYRSDLSLVLLDTEGLGDVQKGNTQNDSWIFALAILLSSTLVYNSVGTIDQNALENLHYVTELTKKIKAKASPGEDTEEENSAAFIRFFPDFIWAVRDFTLQLKIDGQPITEDGYLEEALRLQKGNSEQIQKFNMPKLCIRKFFPSRKCFTFDRPASRKKLSRLEELKEDDLEEDFLEPVARFCQHIWETSRPKTVPGGQVVTGRMLEKLLKIYVDAINSGDVPCLENAVLALSEIENAAAVHEAVSCYEALMGKRLALPTDAVDELLAVHAECEKEANSVFMARAFGITQVKKFQEDLELQLKQKKEELCERNKQVSFDRCNHVLVELYRKLEDGVHIGIYSAPGGYQRYLENWNKMVEEYRLVPCKGIQTDCALEEFLKSKETVAKSLLQMDRALTAQEKELEAQRAQAEAAQLQQKLLEQKQAQLQQMMADEKRSHDEQLQLLREKMEKEKKLMEEETDRMIEQKLKEHKLLLKEGFQRMARKMESEIQRLKEEKKSWQRVSSLVENLIPVVSSLVMHSVHLATVSQTGSTPNK; this comes from the exons ATGGCCCCAGGGCAGGTCCACATGGAGGCTCCTGTTTGCCTAATTGAGAACATGCCGGACGGGAAGCTTGTGGTGAACCGGGAGGCTGCAGAGCTGCTTGCCGGGATCCGCCagccggtggtggtggtggccatTGCGGGGTTGTACCGCACTGGCAAGTCCTACCTCATGAACAGGCTTGCCGGCAAGAGAAAAG GTTTCTGTCTGGGTACCACAGTGGAGGCGCTCACCAAGGGCATCTGGATGTGGTGTCTTCCACATCCCTACAGGTCAGACCTCTCACTGGTGTTACtggacacagaagggttgggtgATGTGCAGAAG GGAAACACACAGAACGACTCGTGGATCTTTGCCCTGGCCATTCTTCTCAGCAGCACCCTGGTGTACAACAGCGTGGGCACCATTGACCAAAATGCCCTGGAGAACCTGCA CTATGTCACTGAGCTGACAAAAAAGATTAAAGCAAAAGCTTCCCCCGGGGAAGATACAGAGGAGGAGAATTCTGCCGCATTTATCCGTTTCTTCCCAGACTTCATCTGGGCAGTGCGGGATTTCACACTACAGCTGAAGATAGATGGACAGCCCATCACTGAGGACGGGTACCTGGAGGAGGCATTGAGACTGCAGAAAG GTAATAGTGAGCAAATCCAGAAGTTCAACATGCCCAAGTTATGTATCCGCAAATTCTTTCCGTCACGGAAATGTTTCACGTTTGACCGCCCAGCTAGCAGGAAAAAGTTGTCTCGGCTGGAGGAACTGAAAGAAGATGATTTGGAGGAAGATTTCTTAGAGCCGGTGGCTCGTTTCTGCCAACACATCTGGGAGACATCACGACCCAAGACAGTCCCGGGAGGCCAAGTTGTGACAGGGAGAA TGCTTGAGAAGTTATTGAAGATCTACGTCGATGCCATCAACAGTGGGGATGTGCCCTGCTTGGAGAACGCAGTGCTGGCCCTGTCTGAGATTGAGAACGCAGCTGCTGTGCACGAGGCCGTTTCCTGTTACGAAGCGCTGATGGGGAAGCGGTTGGCGTTGCCCACAGACGCGGTGGATGAGCTGCTGGCTGTGCATGCCGAGTGCGAAAAGGAAGCCAATTCTGTCTTCATGGCCCGTGCCTTTGGCATCACGCAGGTTAAAAAATTCCAGGAGGATCTTGAG CTTCAGCTGAAGCAGAAAAAGGAAGAATTATGCGAGAGAAACAAACAGGTGTCCTTTGACCGCTGCAACCATGTGCTGGTGGAGCTTTACCGGAAGCTGGAAGATGGAGTCCACATAGGAATTTATTCTGCTCCCGGTGGCTACCAGCGTTATCTGGAGAACTGGAACAAAATGGTGGAGGAATACCGTTTGGTACCCTGTAAAGGAATTCAG ACAGACTGTGCTCTTGAAGAATTCCTGAAATCCAAGGAGACGGTGGCAAAATCTCTCCTTCAAATGGACCGCGCCTTGACTGCCCAAGAGAAGGAACTTGAAG CCCAGCGTGCTCAGGCCGAAGCAGCCCAGCTGCAGCAGAAGCTGTTGGAGCAAAAGCAGGCGCAGTTGCAGCAAATGATGGCGGATGAGAAGCGAAGCCACGATGAACAGCTCCAGCTGTtgagggagaagatggagaaagagaaaaagttgATGGAAGAGGAAACAGACAGGATGATAGAGCAGAAACTCAAG GAACACAAGTTGCTGCTGAAAGAAGGATTTCAGAGGATGGCAAGGAAGATGGAGAGTGAAATCCAACGTctcaaggaagaaaagaaaagctggcaACGGGTGTCGTCTCTAGTGGAAAATTTGATCCCAGTTGTGTCATCTTTGGTGATGCACAGTGTGCATCTTGCAACAGTTTCTCAAACTGGGAGCACGCCAAATAAATAG